Proteins found in one Arachis stenosperma cultivar V10309 chromosome 8, arast.V10309.gnm1.PFL2, whole genome shotgun sequence genomic segment:
- the LOC130944553 gene encoding V-type proton ATPase subunit a1-like — protein MFLDKMEKFLDNLTPMDLMRSEKMTFVQLIIPAESAHRAISYLGELGLLQFRDLNADKSPFQRTFVNQVKRCAEMSRKLRFFKDQINKAGIMSSSHTALQPEIDLEDLEIQLAEHEHELIEMNSNSDKLRQSYNELLEFKIVLQKACGFLVSSHGRAIPDERELQENVYSNDFVETTSLLEQEIRPGPSNPSGLRFISGIICKSKLLRFERMLFRATRGNMLFNQAPADDQIMDPVSAEMIEKTVFVVFFSGEQARTKILKICEAFGANCYPVPEDISKQRQITREVSSRLTDLEATLDAGLRHRNKALASVGEHLSDWMNMVRREKAVYDTLNMLNFDVTKKCLVGEGWCPIFAKTQIQEALQRATFDSSSQVGIICHPMDAVESPPTYFRTNSFTSPYQEIVDAYGVARYQEANPAVYTTIIFPFLFAVMFGDWGHGICLLLGALILIARESKLSTQKLGSFMEMLFGGRYVLLLMSLFSIYCGLIYNEFFSVPFHIFGESAYRCRDNTCRDAHTIGLVKVRDPYPFGVDPKWRGSRSELAFLNSMKMKMSILLGVVHMNLGIILSYFNARFFGNSLDIRYQFVPQMIFLNSLFGYLSLLIVVKWCTGSQADLYHVMIYMFLSPTDNLGDNELFWGQRPLQIVLLLLALIAAPWMLFPKPFILKKIHTERFQGRSYGMLNTSEMDLEEPDSARQHHHEEFNFSEVFVHQMIHAIEFILGSVSNTASYLRLWALSLAHSELSTVFYEKVLLLAWGYDNLIIRLLGLAVFAFATAFILLMMETLSAFLHALRLHWVEFQNKFYHGDGYKFKPFSFAALTDDDE, from the exons CAAAGAACGTTTGTTAATCAG GTAAAGCGATGTGCGGAAATGTCACGGAAGCTACGATTCTTCAAGGATCAAATCAATAAAGCTGGCATAATGTCTTCTTCTCATACTGCATTGCAACCAGAGATTGACTTGGAGGATTTAGAG ATACAACTTGCTGAGCATGAACATGAGCTAATTGAAATGAATTCCAACAGTGACAAACTTCGGCAATCATATAATGAACTCCTCGAATTCAAGATTGTATTGCAGAag GCATGTGGTTTTCTTGTTTCAAGTCATGGCCGTGCTATTCCTGACGAGAGAGAACTACAAGAGAATGTATACTCAAATGACTTTGTTGaaacaacatctttgcttgaaCAG GAAATAAGACCTGGACCATCAAATCCATCTGGTTTAAGATTTATCAGTGGGATAATTTGTAAATCCAAGCTACTTCGGTTTGAAAGGATGTTGTTTCGTGCTACAAGAGGCAATATGCTTTTCAATCAGGCACCAGCTGACGACCAAATCATGGATCCTGTTTCAGCTGAAATG ATTGAGAAAACAGTGTTCGTCGTGTTTTTCTCTGGGGAGCAGGCAAGAACTAAGATTCTGAAAATTTGTGAGGCATTTGGGGCAAATTGTTATCCTGTTCCAGAAGATATAAGCAAGCAGAGGCAAATAACTAGAGAG GTTTCGTCGCGCCTTACTGACTTGGAGGCAACTTTGGATGCGGGGTTGAGGCACCGCAATAAGGCTCTAGCTTCTGTAGGGGAACATCTATCAGACTGGATGAACATG GTAAGAAGAGAGAAGGCCGTGTATGATACACTGAACATGTTAAATTTTGATGTCACAAAAAAGTGTCTTGTTGGAGAGGGATGGTGCCCTATATTTGCAAAAACACAG attcagGAGGCATTGCAACGGGCAACTTTCGATAGCAGTTCACAAGTAGGCATAATCTGCCATCCAATGGATGCAGTGGAATCACCTCCTACATATTTTAGGACCAACAGTTTCACAAGTCCATATCAGGAGATTGTTGATGCATATGG TGTTGCGAGATACCAAGAAGCAAATCCTGCTGTTTACACAACTATTATATTCCCCTTCCTATTTGCTGTGATGTTTGGGGATTGGGGTCATGGAATTTGCCTGTTGCTGGGAGCATTGATTCTTATAGCGCGCGAAAGCAAGCTCAGTACCCAG AAGCTTGGAAGTTTTATGGAGATGCTATTTGGTGGACGCTATGTACTTCTTTTGATGTCACTATTCTCAATCTATTGTGGATTAATCTACAATGAATTCTTTTCTGTTCCGTTTCACATATTTGGTGAGTCAGCTTACAGATGCCGAGATAATACATGCAG GGATGCACATACTATTGGCTTGGTCAAAGTCCGAGATCCATATCCATTTGGTGTGGATCCCAAGTGGCGTGGAAGTCGTTCAGAGTTGGCTTTTCTGAACTCTATGAAGATGAAGATGTCCATTCTGCTTGGTGTGGTGCATATGAACTTGGGAATTATATTAAGTTATTTTAATGCTCGGTTTTTTGGGAACTCACTGGATATAAG GTACCAGTTTGTGCCGCAGATGATTTTCCTTAACAGTTTATTTGGGTATCTCTCCCTCCTCATTGTTGTTAAGTGGTGTACTGGTTCTCAGGCGGACCTTTATCATGTAATGATATACATGTTTTTGAGCCCCACAGATAATCTTGGTGATAATGAGCTGTTCTGGGGTCAAAGGCCACTTCAA ATTGTATTATTGCTTTTGGCACTGATTGCGGCTCCATGGATGCTCTTTCCAAAACCTTTTATACTAAAGAAGATTCATACTGAG AGATTTCAAGGTCGTAGTTATGGTATGCTTAATACCTCTGAGATGGATCTTGAGGAGCCAGATTCTGCCAGGCAACATCATCATGAAGAATTCAATTTCAGTGAGGTTTTTGTTCACCAAATGATCCACGCCATTGAGTTTATTCTAGGTTCAGTTTCAAATACAGCTTCGTATCTTCGACTTTGGGCACTTAG CTTGGCTCACTCCGAACTTTCTACTGTTTTCTATGAGAAAGTTCTGCTTCTTGCTTGGGG GTATGACAATCTTATCATTCGGTTACTGGGGCTTGCCGTGTTTGCCTTTGCAACTGCCTTTATACTGCTTATGATGGAGACTCTTAGTGCTTTTCTTCATGCCCTGCGGCTTCACTGGGTCGAATTTCAAAACAAATTCTACCATGGTGATGGCTACAAATTCAAGCCTTTTTCCTTTGCAGCCTTAACAGATGACGATGAATGA